One genomic segment of Vibrio penaeicida includes these proteins:
- a CDS encoding VOC family protein, with amino-acid sequence MSVDRLMTTLCTHNLLASKQFYQTLFGFNVGFESEWFIQLVHPKSNVELGLITAEHELVPPRYQGAASGLFVTLVVEDVDAVFKAAEQKNYVVLQTPEPTFYGQKRLLLEDPAGVLVDVSTPLPI; translated from the coding sequence ATGTCTGTTGATCGATTGATGACCACACTTTGTACCCACAACTTACTCGCATCTAAACAATTTTATCAAACACTGTTTGGGTTTAATGTAGGCTTTGAAAGTGAGTGGTTTATCCAGTTGGTCCACCCCAAAAGCAATGTTGAATTGGGGCTTATCACAGCAGAACATGAATTGGTTCCCCCTCGGTATCAGGGAGCGGCTAGTGGCTTATTTGTTACTCTTGTCGTCGAAGATGTCGACGCTGTATTTAAAGCCGCTGAACAGAAAAATTACGTTGTTCTTCAAACGCCTGAACCCACATTTTATGGTCAAAAAAGGCTATTATTAGAAGACCCGGCTGGCGTTCTTGTTGATGTTTCCACACCACTTCCTATCTGA
- a CDS encoding fumarylacetoacetate hydrolase family protein, translating to MNTIQVEQRTVTPSKVLCVGRNYSEHIAELNNSVPDQMVVFNKPNSSISSTLHSFHGETLHYEGEICFVIMEGKLSYVGFGLDLTKRTLQSNLKGKGLPWERAKAFDGSAVFSRFVPISQRDLPNLTLELFINCVRVQSGGTKDMLYPPLQILDELQSYTSLEDGDVIMTGTPKGVGTIEKGDLFLARIKCQDKTLIETEWVAK from the coding sequence ATGAACACCATTCAGGTTGAACAACGGACAGTGACACCCTCAAAAGTACTATGTGTTGGTCGAAATTATTCAGAACATATTGCTGAGCTGAACAACAGTGTTCCAGACCAAATGGTGGTGTTCAATAAACCCAATAGTTCCATCAGTTCTACGCTCCACTCATTCCACGGTGAAACGCTTCACTACGAAGGAGAAATTTGCTTTGTGATAATGGAAGGTAAGCTTAGCTATGTTGGATTTGGGTTGGATTTAACCAAGCGAACACTTCAATCCAATCTGAAAGGCAAAGGGCTACCATGGGAGAGAGCAAAGGCATTTGATGGCAGTGCTGTATTCAGCCGATTTGTTCCTATTTCTCAGCGAGATTTACCCAATTTGACCTTAGAACTCTTCATAAACTGTGTTCGTGTTCAGTCTGGTGGCACTAAAGATATGCTCTATCCGCCGCTTCAAATTTTGGATGAGCTGCAAAGTTACACCAGTTTGGAGGATGGCGATGTCATTATGACGGGCACGCCAAAAGGAGTCGGAACCATTGAAAAGGGCGATCTCTTTTTAGCGCGCATTAAATGCCAAGATAAAACATTGATCGAAACGGAATGGGTAGCAAAATAG
- a CDS encoding MarR family winged helix-turn-helix transcriptional regulator yields MTKKDIESGKVLQLENQFCFPLYSATNAVVRAYRPLLEKLDLTYPQYLVMMVLWSQNGINVKELGNKLYLDSGTLTPLLKRLSSKGLVERRRAQHDERVRELHLTEQGQELKLEAEKVPSAMLCALDMDLEDLIQMKQLCEKLLNKLDRD; encoded by the coding sequence ATGACGAAGAAAGATATAGAGAGCGGAAAAGTTCTACAATTGGAAAATCAATTTTGCTTTCCACTTTATAGCGCTACCAATGCCGTGGTACGTGCTTATCGCCCGCTGCTTGAAAAGCTTGATCTTACCTATCCGCAATATCTGGTAATGATGGTGCTTTGGTCACAAAATGGTATTAATGTCAAAGAGCTAGGCAATAAACTCTATTTAGATTCAGGTACACTTACGCCACTACTGAAACGGCTTTCGAGCAAAGGGCTGGTGGAAAGGCGGCGAGCACAACATGACGAGCGTGTGAGAGAGCTGCATCTAACCGAGCAAGGACAAGAACTGAAGTTAGAAGCTGAAAAAGTGCCAAGTGCCATGCTGTGTGCTTTAGATATGGATCTTGAAGATTTGATTCAAATGAAGCAGCTATGTGAAAAGCTGCTCAATAAGCTCGATCGCGACTAA
- a CDS encoding AAA family ATPase has protein sequence MKILSLRFKNLNSLKGEWKIDFTQAPFNDNGLFAITGSTGAGKTTLLDAICLAIYHKTPRLGLLTPSNNEVMTRGEAECLSEVEFDVKGKAYRAFWSMRRSHGKSDGNLQAAVVELAEVENNKIIASQAKKKLEVVEHVTGLDFDRFTKSMMLSQGQFAAFLNAKESERAELLEELTGTEIYGLISERVHQYWSESKQKMVALESKAQGVQLLSAEYCSELKAELDSLAPLQSDAKLSKQQLDMSIRWKNDKASLEKELQSAEVALEAAQKSQLESQNDLDKLSFSEPAERLQPLYSKCIELHQSHSQQQLEITGLTRETTELEEAFQSLNQKLDEAQQALVNAKKEQHDLEDLITQTVLPLDNQMEQLANKIQTESKSVAQSEAKLNDMQEELKRIELLAVSQSNELRNTELFLKQNETLAQVAPNLEKWKVQTSLIQNQWQESQHLIQKLKQAESELSEHARKKSQLESEKLQLTPAYQQLNDEETKATAAFQALCQNGTVESLDSELERLNQQLILTLQLQHSQERWSELNNEKRNLDQERDKQKSDLAVLLTQRDSMRSQYKSQNQLVQSLHQLVSQEEHLAVYRAQLSPDTPCPLCGGLEHPILENGIEALPETVSKKREAERQLEEIKQSGEALSVQVSTLERHQKENQEKADSFQVELGKIASEWYQKVPNLEVPISIEDTNSALNAVKGLEQRITFTKTHLSQNKSAFKELEHTQKRKNELSEKLQQLDGRLQLLDKDLQMSESMTKELLARSQDLTKETQTAENEFKYQVESLGLSFPSQNTQQWFEGLEKQISEYQQSTQRLEELKQSIAVTQNHSDTLAKQKAELSNELNVQLQQVKNTEHALTEVKSKRFEAFKDKVVTNERNQIREKVTTLDNLHKSVDGQLKLSQEKLANALGKKSTLITNLDVTEKSLKEAESSWLTALETSPFENTEAYQTALLSEDEKGRLKALQQSLSHAITQSQTLLESCRKKLKEMNEHVNAPEWDKDSLEALAFKLEEVQQALDLRTKREGEINQELASDQQRRNDQAALFEEIESYRVVYDDIQYLHSMIGSQKGDKFRKFAQGLTLDNLIHLANKQLSRLYGRYQLQRKQGEGLELSVLDLWQGDSERDTKTLSGGESFLVSLALALALSDLVSHKTSIDSLFLDEGFGTLDAQTLDIALDALDSLNASGKMIGVISHIEAMKERIPVQLKVSKKSGLGISELASEYRV, from the coding sequence ATGAAGATCCTCTCTTTAAGATTCAAAAACCTCAATTCGCTCAAAGGTGAGTGGAAAATAGACTTCACCCAAGCGCCCTTTAACGATAATGGGCTTTTTGCCATTACAGGCTCTACGGGGGCAGGAAAAACCACGCTTCTCGATGCTATATGCTTAGCGATTTATCACAAAACACCACGCCTTGGGTTGCTCACGCCTTCCAACAATGAAGTGATGACAAGAGGAGAAGCCGAATGCCTCTCTGAGGTTGAATTTGACGTTAAAGGGAAAGCATATCGTGCGTTTTGGAGTATGAGACGTTCCCATGGCAAATCCGACGGGAACCTACAGGCAGCCGTTGTCGAACTCGCTGAAGTTGAAAACAACAAAATCATTGCCTCACAAGCCAAAAAGAAATTAGAAGTTGTTGAGCACGTAACGGGTCTAGACTTCGATCGTTTCACTAAATCAATGATGCTTTCTCAAGGGCAATTCGCTGCGTTTCTTAATGCGAAAGAGTCAGAAAGAGCGGAGCTGCTAGAAGAGCTAACGGGTACCGAAATTTATGGCTTGATATCGGAGCGCGTTCATCAATATTGGTCAGAATCCAAACAGAAAATGGTCGCGCTAGAGTCTAAAGCGCAAGGCGTGCAGTTACTCAGTGCGGAATATTGCAGTGAATTGAAAGCGGAGCTCGATAGCTTGGCTCCCCTGCAATCCGACGCTAAATTGTCTAAACAGCAATTAGACATGAGCATCCGTTGGAAGAATGATAAAGCGAGTTTAGAAAAAGAGCTTCAAAGTGCAGAAGTTGCACTGGAAGCCGCACAGAAATCTCAATTAGAATCACAAAACGACCTTGACAAGCTCTCGTTTTCTGAGCCCGCTGAACGCCTTCAACCACTCTATTCCAAGTGTATCGAACTGCATCAGTCTCATTCGCAGCAGCAACTTGAAATCACTGGCTTAACTCGTGAAACGACGGAATTAGAAGAGGCTTTCCAATCCCTGAATCAAAAGCTTGATGAAGCCCAGCAAGCGCTCGTTAACGCCAAAAAAGAGCAGCATGATCTAGAAGATTTGATTACTCAGACGGTTTTACCGTTGGATAACCAAATGGAACAACTGGCAAACAAGATACAGACAGAGTCAAAGTCGGTGGCACAATCCGAAGCCAAACTTAATGACATGCAAGAGGAATTAAAGCGCATTGAGCTATTGGCGGTATCTCAAAGTAATGAATTGCGGAATACGGAGCTGTTTCTAAAGCAAAATGAAACGCTTGCGCAGGTTGCCCCAAACTTAGAAAAGTGGAAAGTACAAACCTCTCTTATTCAAAACCAATGGCAGGAAAGCCAACACCTAATCCAAAAGCTAAAGCAGGCAGAGTCTGAGCTCAGTGAGCATGCAAGGAAAAAGAGCCAGCTAGAATCGGAGAAGTTGCAGCTCACCCCTGCTTATCAACAGCTGAATGATGAAGAAACAAAAGCCACCGCTGCTTTTCAGGCACTTTGTCAAAATGGCACGGTCGAGAGTCTGGATTCAGAGTTGGAGCGGCTAAATCAACAGCTAATTTTGACGTTACAGCTTCAGCATAGTCAGGAGCGCTGGAGCGAGTTAAACAACGAGAAACGAAATCTCGATCAGGAACGAGATAAGCAGAAATCAGATCTCGCAGTATTGCTTACACAACGCGATAGCATGCGATCACAATACAAGTCTCAGAATCAACTGGTGCAATCCCTGCATCAGTTGGTGTCTCAAGAGGAGCATTTGGCAGTGTACCGCGCTCAATTGTCTCCGGATACCCCTTGTCCTCTGTGCGGTGGTTTAGAGCACCCTATACTGGAAAATGGTATTGAAGCACTACCTGAAACTGTGTCAAAAAAGCGTGAAGCTGAAAGACAACTCGAAGAGATTAAACAATCTGGTGAAGCACTTTCGGTTCAAGTGAGCACGTTAGAACGTCACCAAAAAGAGAACCAAGAGAAAGCCGATTCATTTCAAGTTGAGCTAGGGAAAATTGCTTCTGAGTGGTATCAGAAAGTACCAAATCTGGAAGTGCCGATCTCTATTGAAGATACAAACAGCGCATTGAATGCAGTTAAAGGTTTGGAACAAAGAATTACGTTTACCAAAACACACCTTTCACAGAATAAATCCGCATTCAAAGAGTTAGAACACACTCAAAAGCGCAAAAATGAGCTATCTGAAAAATTACAGCAATTAGATGGGCGGTTGCAGTTACTGGATAAAGACTTACAAATGTCCGAGTCAATGACCAAAGAATTACTCGCTAGATCTCAGGATTTAACTAAAGAAACACAAACAGCCGAAAACGAGTTTAAATACCAGGTTGAATCTTTAGGGCTGAGTTTTCCTTCTCAAAACACCCAACAGTGGTTTGAAGGATTGGAAAAACAAATTTCAGAGTATCAACAGTCCACTCAAAGGTTAGAAGAGTTAAAGCAGAGCATCGCGGTTACTCAAAACCACTCCGATACTTTGGCAAAGCAGAAAGCAGAATTATCGAATGAATTAAACGTCCAGCTTCAGCAAGTAAAAAATACAGAGCATGCTCTGACTGAGGTTAAGTCGAAGCGTTTTGAAGCCTTTAAAGACAAGGTGGTTACTAATGAACGAAATCAAATTCGTGAAAAAGTGACGACTCTAGATAACTTGCACAAGAGTGTTGATGGTCAGCTAAAACTGTCTCAAGAAAAACTAGCGAACGCGCTAGGCAAAAAATCGACCTTGATTACAAACTTAGATGTCACAGAAAAATCGCTTAAAGAAGCCGAAAGCTCTTGGCTAACAGCTCTGGAAACCAGCCCATTTGAGAACACAGAAGCGTACCAAACCGCGCTGTTGTCTGAGGATGAAAAAGGTAGATTAAAGGCGCTTCAACAAAGCCTTAGCCATGCTATCACGCAGTCTCAAACGTTACTTGAAAGTTGCAGAAAGAAACTGAAGGAAATGAATGAGCACGTTAATGCCCCCGAATGGGATAAAGACAGCTTAGAAGCGCTGGCTTTTAAACTAGAGGAAGTTCAGCAAGCACTGGATCTGCGAACCAAGCGGGAAGGGGAAATTAACCAAGAGTTGGCATCGGATCAGCAAAGGCGAAATGATCAGGCGGCGCTTTTTGAAGAAATAGAGAGCTATCGGGTCGTCTACGATGATATCCAGTATCTGCATTCCATGATTGGTTCCCAAAAAGGCGATAAATTCAGAAAGTTCGCACAAGGCTTAACACTCGACAACTTGATTCATCTGGCGAATAAGCAGCTCTCTCGCTTGTACGGTCGATATCAATTGCAACGCAAGCAAGGTGAAGGCTTAGAGCTCAGTGTGCTGGATTTATGGCAAGGCGACAGTGAACGCGATACGAAAACACTGTCTGGAGGCGAAAGCTTCTTGGTGAGCCTAGCATTGGCGCTGGCTTTATCCGATCTTGTGAGTCACAAGACGAGTATAGACTCATTATTCTTAGATGAAGGCTTTGGCACATTGGATGCGCAAACTTTGGATATAGCATTGGATGCTTTGGATAGCTTAAACGCGTCTGGAAAAATGATCGGTGTTATTAGCCATATTGAGGCGATGAAAGAACGTATTCCGGTTCAATTAAAAGTGTCTAAGAAAAGTGGGCTTGGCATCAGTGAGCTCGCATCCGAATATCGAGTATAA
- the sbcD gene encoding exonuclease subunit SbcD has translation MRIIHTSDWHLGQNFYTKSRKNEHQAFLDWLLEQITEHQVNALIVAGDIFDTGSPPSYAREMYNQFVVALQKTQCALVVLGGNHDSVSVLNETKQILAYLNTHVIASSLEENDQQVIELKDDKGDIGALLCAIPFLRPRDLVVSQSGESSIDKKVALADAIKTHYASVYSHALIRQKELQRASSDRAIPIVATGHLTAMGVKQSESVRDIYIGSLEGFAADGFPPADYIALGHIHRPQIVAKKEHIRYCGSPIPLSFDELKSEKQVLLLDFEQNISPTITPIFVPRFQAMATISGSLAEIETQLNDYQLDEHSSKEVQNEHRVGDGSTWVSIEVEIDDYLSDLQQRIQLLVENLPVEVLQLKRSQSSRRKSLTQEKSETLDELKPADVFEKRLGQEVFESEEELERKVRLQHTFLKIVSEVEESMI, from the coding sequence ATGCGGATCATTCACACTTCAGACTGGCACTTAGGTCAAAACTTCTACACCAAGAGCAGAAAAAACGAACATCAGGCTTTTTTAGACTGGCTTCTAGAGCAGATCACTGAGCATCAAGTTAACGCGCTGATTGTCGCGGGTGACATTTTTGATACGGGCTCGCCGCCAAGCTATGCTCGAGAAATGTACAACCAATTTGTTGTTGCACTGCAAAAAACGCAGTGTGCGTTGGTTGTTTTGGGTGGTAACCACGATTCTGTTTCAGTACTGAATGAAACAAAGCAGATTCTCGCTTATCTCAATACGCACGTAATCGCGAGCAGTCTTGAAGAAAATGATCAGCAAGTAATAGAACTAAAAGACGACAAGGGTGATATTGGTGCTTTACTGTGCGCTATACCTTTTTTACGGCCAAGGGATCTGGTGGTCAGTCAATCTGGTGAATCATCGATAGACAAAAAAGTAGCGTTGGCAGATGCGATTAAAACGCATTATGCGAGCGTTTATAGCCACGCACTTATTAGACAAAAAGAATTACAACGTGCAAGCTCAGATAGAGCTATCCCTATTGTTGCGACTGGGCATCTCACTGCAATGGGAGTGAAACAATCTGAATCGGTCAGGGATATTTATATAGGCAGCCTAGAAGGGTTTGCCGCAGATGGTTTTCCCCCCGCAGACTACATCGCGCTGGGGCATATTCATCGCCCCCAAATAGTGGCTAAAAAGGAACACATTCGTTATTGCGGCTCACCTATTCCGTTAAGCTTTGATGAATTGAAATCAGAGAAACAAGTATTGTTGCTGGATTTTGAACAAAATATCTCACCAACCATCACACCTATTTTTGTTCCTCGCTTCCAAGCAATGGCAACCATTTCAGGCTCTTTAGCTGAAATTGAAACTCAGCTCAATGATTACCAGTTAGATGAGCATTCGTCAAAAGAGGTTCAGAATGAACATCGGGTTGGAGATGGCTCAACGTGGGTTAGCATTGAGGTAGAAATAGACGACTATCTTTCCGATCTTCAACAGCGTATTCAGCTACTGGTTGAGAACTTACCTGTAGAAGTGCTGCAACTTAAACGCAGCCAGTCTTCACGCAGAAAGTCACTGACGCAAGAAAAGAGCGAGACGTTAGATGAGCTTAAACCAGCTGATGTGTTTGAGAAAAGGTTGGGTCAAGAGGTGTTTGAATCTGAAGAAGAGCTTGAAAGAAAGGTGCGATTACAACACACATTTTTGAAGATAGTGTCGGAAGTAGAGGAATCAATGATATGA
- a CDS encoding VanZ family protein: MTKMKELDNQTNRSNSAQQSLVIGLFFSCLALVGSLSILQSIGLLSGDLRYAIQHYDLAFHFSFAFILGFTATLASKVTRKPLLSLLLLLMLIDEFSQIWIPSRQFSWVDLSCNIFGCLGGVLLYQVSFFFSKDLK; this comes from the coding sequence ATGACAAAGATGAAAGAACTCGATAACCAGACCAATCGTTCCAACTCAGCTCAACAGAGCTTGGTGATTGGTCTGTTCTTTAGCTGCCTCGCATTGGTAGGCAGCCTTTCTATACTGCAGAGCATCGGTTTGCTTTCCGGTGACCTGCGTTATGCTATTCAGCACTATGATCTCGCCTTTCATTTCTCTTTTGCTTTTATATTGGGATTTACAGCAACGCTCGCAAGCAAAGTAACGAGAAAACCGCTTCTGAGTTTGTTGCTGTTATTAATGCTGATTGACGAATTTTCCCAGATCTGGATTCCCAGCCGGCAATTTTCTTGGGTTGATCTCTCGTGTAATATTTTTGGGTGCCTTGGTGGTGTTTTGCTTTACCAAGTTTCATTCTTTTTTTCGAAAGATCTCAAATAG
- the galU gene encoding UTP--glucose-1-phosphate uridylyltransferase GalU — translation MIKKCLFPAAGYGTRFLPATKSMPKEMMPIVNKPLIEYGVEEAIQAGMTDMCIVTGRGKHSLMDHFDKNYELEHQISGTNKEELLIDIREIIDAANFTYIRQREMKGLGHAILTGRELVGDEPFAVVLADDLCVNKREGVLAQMVALYKQFRCSIVAVEEVPEEETHKYGVISGEMIKDKLFRVDDMVEKPEPGTAPSNLAIIGRYILTPDIFELIEKTEPGKGGEIQITDALLKQAQSGCVLAYKFDGQRFDCGSVEGYIEATNYCYENVYLKGHASKLAKKVTGKK, via the coding sequence ATGATCAAGAAATGCCTTTTTCCGGCAGCGGGCTATGGAACGCGCTTTTTACCAGCAACAAAATCAATGCCTAAGGAAATGATGCCTATCGTTAACAAACCATTGATTGAATACGGTGTGGAAGAAGCAATACAGGCTGGAATGACCGATATGTGTATTGTTACCGGGCGTGGTAAACATTCTCTAATGGACCACTTTGATAAAAACTACGAATTAGAGCACCAAATCAGTGGAACAAACAAAGAAGAGCTGCTGATTGATATTCGTGAAATCATTGATGCCGCTAATTTTACCTATATCCGTCAACGTGAGATGAAAGGGCTAGGTCACGCTATTCTTACTGGGCGTGAATTGGTCGGTGATGAGCCATTTGCCGTCGTTCTAGCGGATGACCTTTGTGTGAACAAGCGCGAAGGCGTATTGGCGCAAATGGTCGCACTCTACAAGCAGTTTCGTTGCTCGATAGTTGCGGTTGAAGAAGTACCAGAAGAAGAAACTCACAAGTACGGTGTGATTTCTGGTGAAATGATTAAAGACAAACTATTCCGTGTTGATGATATGGTAGAAAAGCCTGAACCGGGTACCGCACCAAGCAATCTTGCGATCATTGGTCGTTATATCTTAACGCCTGATATTTTTGAATTGATTGAGAAAACAGAACCAGGCAAAGGCGGTGAAATCCAAATAACGGATGCACTTCTTAAACAAGCGCAATCTGGATGTGTTCTAGCATACAAATTCGACGGTCAGCGATTCGATTGTGGTAGCGTTGAAGGTTATATCGAAGCGACCAATTACTGCTACGAAAATGTTTATCTTAAAGGTCACGCTTCAAAACTTGCCAAAAAGGTAACAGGTAAGAAATAA
- a CDS encoding HlyD family type I secretion periplasmic adaptor subunit, protein MNDSTQLMTDNNRLIKRATIFLLLSLGLFAAWTWFAKLDSAAIASGIVIVESKRKSIEHLEGGIVAQVYVREGQKVEKGAPLIKISDITFQSRLKQTQLTWISRQIEYQRLLAERDDLARYVPSIDKVQFPHLALEIDTLIANQRSLFTSRMDMRTKELDIVDSRLKQTRNRRAFSSQMLAQRKQALEFLNDEIDMHDQLLAEGFTSRLKLLELKRSEVLLVSDIISVQAELDGQILSVSELEQQKSAIKQRNRSEVETQIAEVRNALITLEAELNLAKDVQARTVVKSPASGVVLGLKVNAAGEVVGAGESLMEIVPDNDSLIVEAIINPTDIDVVRIGQQALIRLSAFNFRTTPPVQGEVVYIDADRTNSDGEELSGFKVKVKLNSQEISNNPDLELYPGMPAEVYVLLEEKRPLDYLLEPLKVSLLRAFRES, encoded by the coding sequence ATGAATGACTCAACACAGTTAATGACCGACAACAATCGTCTCATAAAGCGCGCGACAATCTTTTTGTTGTTGAGCTTAGGTTTATTCGCGGCTTGGACTTGGTTTGCGAAACTGGATTCCGCTGCGATAGCTTCGGGAATTGTTATTGTCGAGAGTAAACGGAAAAGCATTGAACACTTAGAAGGTGGCATTGTTGCCCAAGTGTATGTTCGAGAAGGTCAGAAAGTCGAGAAAGGTGCTCCGCTGATAAAAATCTCAGACATCACGTTTCAGAGTCGGCTAAAACAAACCCAACTTACTTGGATTAGCCGCCAGATAGAGTATCAACGACTGCTGGCAGAGCGAGATGATTTAGCCCGTTATGTTCCTTCTATCGATAAAGTTCAATTTCCTCACCTTGCTTTGGAAATTGACACACTCATCGCGAATCAACGTTCTCTGTTTACTAGCCGTATGGACATGCGGACTAAGGAACTGGATATCGTCGATTCACGTTTGAAGCAGACACGTAATCGACGCGCTTTTTCATCTCAGATGCTGGCACAGAGAAAGCAAGCATTGGAATTTCTTAACGACGAAATAGACATGCACGATCAGCTTCTCGCTGAAGGCTTCACTTCGCGTTTAAAATTATTGGAACTCAAGCGTTCAGAAGTCTTACTGGTCTCCGACATTATTTCGGTTCAGGCGGAATTGGATGGGCAAATATTATCTGTTTCTGAACTGGAACAGCAAAAAAGTGCTATTAAGCAAAGAAATCGCTCAGAGGTTGAAACTCAAATCGCAGAGGTTCGCAACGCGCTTATCACCTTGGAGGCTGAATTAAACCTCGCCAAGGATGTTCAGGCTCGTACGGTTGTAAAGAGCCCAGCTAGTGGTGTCGTATTAGGGTTGAAAGTGAATGCAGCAGGTGAAGTTGTAGGGGCAGGTGAAAGCTTGATGGAAATTGTTCCAGACAACGACAGTTTGATTGTAGAAGCGATCATTAACCCTACAGACATAGATGTGGTTAGGATTGGTCAACAAGCGTTGATTCGTCTCTCTGCGTTTAACTTCAGAACGACGCCTCCAGTGCAAGGTGAGGTTGTCTACATTGATGCTGACAGAACAAATTCTGATGGTGAGGAGCTGAGTGGTTTCAAAGTAAAAGTGAAGCTAAATAGCCAAGAAATATCTAACAACCCAGACTTGGAGTTGTATCCAGGGATGCCAGCGGAAGTCTATGTACTATTAGAAGAAAAACGACCACTAGACTACCTACTAGAACCACTGAAAGTCAGTTTACTGAGAGCCTTCAGAGAAAGCTGA
- a CDS encoding type I secretion system permease/ATPase — protein sequence MKRWSTFTSYRKKNFFYFQIFSVFANLLVLVLPIYSLQVFDRVLSSRSTDTLLFLALIAVFLLIVQVAMDYTRQQVLNNLSSIYDQSFGELLIQKSLNLSSKNAAAAHKAVKDHQLAKQYLSSPFHRSLSDLPWSLIFIIVLFLLHPVLGAYALAATLVLSAASGLLLLLTHKNMNEAKNMAIQQSSSVQKLFSKGKLLKAYQASGKVLERWNQKHSRTLEQEQRSKRFTNHGQSIIKMIRMTVQIGVFAVGAWLVINEQIMAGSLLAASILLGRILAPIDQGANQYFNWLESKEAFERISAVFSSHQEDSKMDIALEEIELSVDQVTYRGLGDRLLVHNIGFNLKPGHCLAIKGASGAGKSTLLKLLANYYVPTKGQVRVNGINIDKLDTMRLAESIGYLPQVIDVFDASVSDNISGFGDHLDMDVPENVVKASKAALCHSFVAKLPQSYGTMLGLEGVELSRSEMQRLALARCFYYQPKLLILDEPTAFLDNQTIQYLVKHLETLKSNGVGIIFVSSSPLMMKLADYVVELKDGVISEAYENKTKLDKKSVNIASHSNYQAIKY from the coding sequence ATGAAACGTTGGTCTACATTCACTTCTTATCGCAAGAAAAACTTCTTCTATTTTCAAATATTCTCCGTATTTGCAAATCTCTTAGTACTGGTATTGCCAATATACAGTTTGCAGGTGTTTGACCGTGTACTCTCTTCTCGCAGTACGGATACACTCCTTTTTCTTGCTTTAATTGCTGTCTTTCTCCTTATCGTACAAGTTGCGATGGACTACACACGACAACAAGTTCTCAATAATCTATCGTCTATTTATGATCAATCGTTTGGCGAATTGTTGATTCAAAAGAGCCTTAATTTATCCTCCAAGAATGCGGCAGCTGCACACAAAGCAGTAAAAGATCATCAATTGGCGAAACAATACCTATCTTCTCCTTTTCATCGAAGCTTATCGGACCTTCCTTGGTCGCTCATTTTCATCATTGTTCTATTTCTTCTTCATCCAGTACTCGGCGCTTACGCGCTTGCAGCAACACTGGTGCTATCGGCTGCGAGTGGCTTGCTACTTCTGTTGACACATAAAAACATGAACGAAGCGAAGAATATGGCGATCCAGCAATCGTCCTCAGTTCAAAAGCTGTTCAGTAAGGGGAAATTACTTAAGGCATATCAAGCTTCCGGAAAAGTACTGGAGCGCTGGAATCAAAAACACAGCCGTACCCTTGAACAAGAGCAGCGTTCAAAGCGATTCACTAATCATGGTCAAAGCATTATTAAGATGATCAGGATGACTGTTCAAATTGGTGTTTTTGCGGTAGGTGCTTGGTTGGTTATTAACGAACAGATAATGGCCGGCTCGCTTTTAGCCGCTTCAATATTACTAGGCAGAATACTGGCACCGATTGATCAAGGTGCAAACCAATACTTCAATTGGTTGGAATCGAAAGAAGCGTTTGAAAGAATCAGTGCTGTTTTTTCTAGTCATCAAGAAGACAGCAAAATGGATATCGCATTAGAAGAGATAGAGCTGTCTGTTGACCAAGTGACTTACCGAGGGCTAGGCGACCGGCTTTTGGTTCACAATATTGGCTTCAACCTAAAGCCAGGTCATTGCTTGGCGATCAAAGGGGCATCCGGAGCAGGTAAATCCACCTTGCTCAAGCTTTTGGCGAATTATTACGTACCAACCAAAGGGCAAGTACGAGTCAATGGGATCAATATCGATAAGCTGGATACTATGCGTCTTGCTGAGTCCATCGGTTATTTACCCCAAGTGATTGATGTTTTTGATGCGAGTGTATCCGACAATATCAGTGGGTTTGGTGATCATTTAGATATGGATGTCCCTGAAAATGTTGTAAAAGCGAGTAAAGCAGCACTATGCCACAGCTTCGTCGCGAAGCTCCCGCAAAGCTATGGAACCATGCTGGGGTTAGAAGGGGTGGAACTGTCTCGTAGTGAAATGCAACGTTTGGCCTTAGCTCGCTGTTTTTATTATCAACCTAAACTTCTCATTCTGGATGAGCCGACGGCATTTCTTGATAACCAAACGATTCAATATTTAGTTAAACACCTCGAAACGTTAAAAAGTAACGGAGTAGGGATCATCTTCGTAAGCAGTTCTCCGTTAATGATGAAGCTGGCTGATTATGTCGTTGAACTTAAAGATGGTGTCATTTCTGAAGCGTATGAAAACAAAACGAAACTGGATAAGAAAAGCGTGAATATCGCCAGTCACTCAAACTACCAAGCGATAAAATACTAA